One segment of Synechococcus sp. MU1617 DNA contains the following:
- the arfB gene encoding alternative ribosome rescue aminoacyl-tRNA hydrolase ArfB, protein MQDLVVNERLIIPSRELRWRFSRSSGPGGQGVNTTDSRVELLLDLVNCSCLGPFRRARLLEHFQARLVEGCLRVVVAEERSQWQNRQKALHRMGELLREGLQPPPRARKATRPKRGAVKRRLDTKKKRGDLKRQRRSRPSLDD, encoded by the coding sequence GTGCAGGACCTGGTGGTTAACGAGCGGTTGATCATTCCCTCAAGGGAGCTGCGCTGGCGGTTCAGCCGTTCATCCGGTCCAGGCGGGCAGGGGGTCAACACCACTGATTCTCGTGTTGAGTTGCTTCTGGATCTGGTGAACTGCTCCTGTCTGGGGCCATTCCGTCGTGCCCGTCTGCTGGAGCATTTCCAGGCCCGGTTGGTGGAGGGTTGCCTTCGGGTTGTGGTCGCTGAAGAACGCTCCCAATGGCAGAACCGTCAGAAGGCACTGCATCGCATGGGGGAGCTGCTGCGGGAGGGCTTGCAGCCACCGCCGCGCGCTCGCAAAGCCACCCGGCCGAAACGCGGTGCGGTGAAGCGACGTTTGGACACGAAGAAAAAGCGTGGGGACCTCAAGCGTCAACGGCGCAGCCGGCCTTCCCTGGACGATTAA
- the speE gene encoding polyamine aminopropyltransferase: MSNWIDEEHRGVRYGLKGEVLVEETSRFQRISVIRSERYGRGLLLDGCWMTAEQQERHYHEALVHPALCSARAIERILVIGGGDGGTARECLRHPDVQQLDMVEIDGRVVELSREHLPDIGGSAWSDPRFQLTVGDGIAWAAEADDQSYDVVLVDGSDPAGPAEGLFNRAFFENCRRLLKPGGVFGTQSESPEAFRDVHIAMVRLLREVFDHADPLYGWVPMYPSGWWSWTFAAMGTPRYRTADPERSKAIAPGCEIWSPRWQRGAMDAIPAFIERELQS, translated from the coding sequence ATGAGCAACTGGATTGACGAAGAGCACCGCGGCGTCCGCTACGGCTTGAAGGGAGAGGTGCTGGTCGAGGAGACCAGTCGGTTCCAGCGGATCAGCGTGATTCGCAGTGAGCGCTACGGGCGAGGGCTGCTGCTGGATGGCTGCTGGATGACGGCGGAACAGCAGGAACGCCACTACCACGAGGCCTTGGTGCACCCAGCGCTGTGCAGTGCCCGCGCGATCGAACGGATCCTTGTGATCGGCGGTGGAGACGGCGGCACCGCGCGGGAATGCCTGCGCCACCCAGACGTCCAGCAGCTGGACATGGTGGAAATTGACGGCCGGGTGGTGGAGCTCAGCCGGGAGCATCTCCCCGACATCGGTGGATCCGCCTGGTCCGATCCGAGGTTCCAGCTCACGGTGGGAGATGGCATCGCCTGGGCAGCTGAGGCTGACGACCAGAGCTACGACGTTGTCTTGGTGGATGGCTCTGACCCCGCCGGACCGGCCGAAGGCCTGTTCAACCGCGCCTTCTTCGAGAACTGCCGACGTCTGCTCAAGCCCGGGGGAGTGTTCGGCACGCAGAGCGAATCTCCCGAAGCCTTCCGCGATGTCCACATCGCCATGGTGCGTCTGTTGCGCGAGGTGTTTGACCACGCCGACCCGCTCTATGGCTGGGTGCCGATGTATCCCAGCGGCTGGTGGAGCTGGACCTTCGCCGCAATGGGAACACCCCGCTACCGCACTGCAGATCCCGAGCGCAGCAAGGCCATTGCCCCAGGCTGCGAGATCTGGTCACCGCGCTGGCAGCGGGGAGCCATGGACGCCATCCCCGCCTTCATCGAACGGGAGTTGCAGTCATGA
- the speB gene encoding agmatinase produces MTIHPPNGLFDSDGTIFMGSRRNPADCRVGLFGVPYDGTTSFRPGTRFGPAAIREVSAGLETYCPQLNLDLEDLDFADLGAVEIPFGNPEPVLTKVKQATEAVLSLGLRPLMLGGEHSISSGAVEAVAQRHPDLVLVQLDAHADLRDSWLGARHSHACAMRRCLEILPSQTLFQLAIRSGTREEFTELHESGRLMPSIDALQQALAPLTGKPVYLTVDLDWFDPSVLPGTGTPEPGGYHWSDFASLIEVLREHRLVAADVVELAPQLDTSGISSVLAAKVTRSLLLLLGADQ; encoded by the coding sequence ATGACGATCCATCCGCCGAATGGGCTGTTCGACAGCGACGGGACCATTTTTATGGGCTCCCGGCGCAACCCTGCCGACTGCCGTGTTGGCCTCTTTGGTGTGCCGTACGACGGAACCACCTCTTTTCGGCCTGGCACGCGCTTCGGCCCCGCCGCCATTCGAGAGGTGAGTGCTGGGCTGGAGACCTATTGCCCGCAACTCAACCTGGATCTGGAGGATCTTGACTTTGCTGATCTCGGTGCCGTTGAGATTCCCTTCGGCAACCCTGAGCCCGTTCTCACAAAGGTGAAGCAGGCGACCGAAGCTGTGCTCAGTCTGGGTCTGAGGCCCCTGATGCTGGGCGGAGAGCATTCGATCAGCTCCGGTGCCGTGGAGGCCGTGGCACAACGCCACCCCGACCTGGTGCTGGTGCAGCTGGATGCCCATGCCGACCTTAGGGACAGCTGGCTGGGTGCCCGCCACAGCCATGCCTGCGCCATGCGCCGCTGTTTGGAAATTCTTCCCAGCCAGACGCTGTTTCAACTCGCGATCCGCAGTGGCACGCGGGAGGAATTCACCGAACTGCACGAGAGCGGCCGGTTGATGCCCAGCATCGATGCCCTTCAACAGGCCCTCGCTCCCTTGACGGGAAAACCCGTCTATCTCACCGTCGACCTGGACTGGTTTGACCCGTCAGTTCTGCCGGGTACGGGCACCCCTGAACCCGGTGGTTACCACTGGTCTGATTTCGCCAGCCTGATCGAGGTGCTCCGGGAGCATCGCCTGGTGGCGGCCGATGTGGTGGAACTGGCCCCACAACTCGACACCAGTGGTATTAGCTCCGTGCTGGCCGCCAAGGTGACCCGCAGCCTGCTCCTCCTCTTGGGTGCCGATCAATAG
- a CDS encoding cyclic nucleotide-binding domain-containing protein: MSASASLTPLELIQEQPEVDCLTLPTGTTLFSAGEPVQFIHVIERGWVELSSGPSNRIRFGPSELFFYEDLIDPTECHSRDATAVTPVSLFRLSRTNFLTLIHRHPTLVLQLLSKQHNRLRQQRTDARHFY; this comes from the coding sequence TTGTCCGCCTCAGCTTCGCTGACTCCTCTGGAACTCATCCAGGAACAGCCTGAGGTGGATTGCCTGACCCTTCCCACCGGCACAACCTTGTTCAGCGCCGGCGAGCCGGTGCAGTTCATCCATGTGATTGAACGGGGATGGGTGGAACTGAGCAGTGGTCCGTCGAACCGCATCCGCTTTGGTCCCAGTGAGCTGTTTTTCTATGAGGATCTAATTGATCCCACCGAGTGTCACAGCCGTGATGCCACAGCGGTGACGCCCGTTTCGCTGTTCCGCCTGAGCCGCACCAATTTTTTGACGCTCATCCACCGGCACCCAACGTTGGTGCTGCAATTGCTCAGCAAACAGCACAACCGTTTGCGGCAGCAGCGCACTGATGCGCGTCACTTCTATTGA